From Sporosarcina sp. FSL K6-3457:
TCCCGCGCGCAAAGTGAGTCGCGCCGCGCGCAAAGTGAGTCATCCCGCGCGCAACGCGAGTCATCCCGCGCGCAACGCGAGTCATCCCGCGCGCAACGCGAGTCATCCCGCGCGCAACGCGAGTCATCCCGCGCGCAACGCGAGTCATCCCGCGCGCAAAGCGAGTCATCCCGCGCGCAAAGCGAGTCATCCCGCGCGCGCAAAGCGAGTCATCCCGCGCGCGCAAAGCGAGTCATCCCGCGCGCAATGCGAGCCATCCCGCGCGCAAAGCGAGTCATCCCGCGCGCAAAGCGAGTCGCGCCGCGCGCAAAGTGAGTCGCGCCGCGCGCAAAGTGAGTCATCCCGCGCGCAAAGCGAGTCATCCCGCGCGCAAAGCGAGTCATCCCGCGCGCAAAGCGAGTCATCCCGCGCGCAAAGCGAGTCATCCCGCGCGCAAAGCGAGTCATCCTGCGCGCAAAGCGAGTCATCCCGCGCGCAAAGTGAGTCATCCCGCGCGCAAAGCGAGTCATCCCGCGCGCAAAGCGAGTCATCCCGCGCGCAAAGCGAGTCATCCTGCGCGCAAAGCGAGTCATCCCGCGCGCAAAGCGAGTCATCCCGCGCGCAAAGCGAGTCATCCCGCGCGCAAAGTGAGTCATCCCGCGCGCAAAGCGAGTCATCCCGCGCGCAAAGCGAGTCGTCCCGCGCGCAACAGCTCTCCCCTGCGTAACATCGACATCTAGGTTATACTAAAAATAACTGTGAAGGGGGATTGAACAGATGGAGAAACACCGTATTTTTATTGTTGAAGATGACCGCAAAATTGCACAATTATTAGCAGACACATTAAGGAAATATCAATATGACGTTGCCATTGTCGAAGATTTTGAGCGTGTCACTGAGGAATGCTTGGCATTCGATCCACATCTTGTTTTGCTTGACATAAACTTGCCTTCTTATGACGGCTATTATTGGTGTCGTCAACTTCGCCAACATACGACATGTCCTATTCTATTCATCTCCGCGCGATCTGGTGACATGGACCAAGTATTTGCGTTGGAAAATGGCGGCGATGATTTCATTACGAAACCTTTTCACTATGAAATCGTCCTTGCAAAAATAAGAAGTCATTTACGTAGAACGTTTGGCGAATATGCACCGAACCAATCCGAACGTACCGTGAAGGCCGGGGTACTCAACTTATACATCGAACGGATGGAGTTGCAAGTTCGCAATAATATTGTACCTTTGCAAAAAAAAGAATGTGTTATCTTAGAATTGCTTATCGATGCGACGCCCAAAGTGGTGTCACGTGAAAAATTATTGGAAGAGCTATGGGACGACCAATCTTTTGTCGATGAAAACACATTAAATGTTAATATGACCCGGGTTCGTAAAAAATTGGCTGATTACGACATTCAATCGTCCATTGAAACAGTACGTGGCGCGGGGTATCGCTTCTTATTGGCACCGGAGGAATCATGAAAAAATTTAGAATTTTCATTAGCGAGCATGTGCCCTTTCTTCTTTTTCAAATACTACTCGTGCTGTTCATTTTACTATTATACTGGCTGGATGGCTTCCGAAATTTCAATACCGCAGTTTACGCTATTAGTATGAGCATGCTGTTAACTGTGGGGTATCTAGTTGGCAAATTCATCATGAGACGATCCTTTTATGCAGCGATTACGCGTAAGCCAGATAAGATGGAAGATGCACTAATCCGCCATGCGCAAGCGCCGGAACATCGGCAAACAACAGAATTCACACGTGACTTGTACAAGCTGTACCAAAACGAAGTGCAGCTGTTATATGCTTCTCAACACCGACAGCTCCATTTTATGAATCAATGGGTCCATCAGATGAAAACACCGATTTCTGTCATAGGATTGCTGTTACAGGAACAAGATGATTTGGACCGCGATAGTATCAATGAAGAAATTGACAAATTACGACGTGGTCTCGATTCTGTATTGGTCAATGCACGTCTTGAAACGTTTGAGCAGGATATGCAAATTGAGCGGGCTGCGCTGAAAACGGTTGTGCAGGAAATTGTGACAGAGCATAAACGGCTATTCATCACAAATGGTGTGTTTCCTGTTATTTCAATTGATGAGAAATTCACAGTTGCTACGGATATGAAGTGGTTGAAGATTGTCATTGGGCAGTTCATAACCAATGCGGTGAAATATACATTTGAGCAAGGGAAGAAAGTCCATCTAACCGCGACTAGTACAGAACAGGGTATCCAGCTATTGATTCGAGATGAAGGAATTGGCATTCCCTCGTCGGACTTGAACCGCGTGACGAAGGCTTTCTTTACTGGTGAAAATGGTCGACTCACAGGTGAGTCGACTGGGATGGGATTGTATATCGCATCAGAAGTGTGTAACAGATTGGGACATCCGTTAGCGATTGACTCGGAGCTTGGCAAAGGGACAACGGTGACTGTCCTCTTTAAAAATGGAGAGGTGGGAGAAGCGGATGATAAGGAACGTAATCGTGGAATTGACGGAAGTGACGAAAATCTATGAGGGAAAAGTGATGCACCGGGCATTGAACCGCCTCGATTTTGAAGTGGAGGAAGGCGAATTTGTTGCGGTGATGGGACCTTCCGGCAGTGGGAAAACGACGTTGTTGAACTTGATTTCGACGATTACGGTGCCGACCTATGGACGTCTGATGATCAATGGCATTGAACCGGAAGCGCTGAAAGAAAATGATTTGGCCTTATTCAGACGACGTAATCTTGGTTTTGTCTTTCAAGATATTAATCTCCTTCAAATGCTGACAGTAGAAGAAAATCTTGTATTGCCACTGACGCTGGATGGGATTGCTGTTCCTGAAATGGAGAAACGTATTTTGGAATTTGCTAAACGCCTGGATTTGTCAGATATTTTGAACCGCCGACCGGATGAGTTATCGGGTGGACAGGCACAGCGAACGGCAATTGGTCGTGCTTTGATTCACAGGCCAAAAATTATTCTCGCAGATGAGCCGACGGGAAATTTGGATTCGAAATCAGCTAGGGATGTCCTTGAACTGCTCAGTCAAATTAATAAAACCGAGAAAAAAACGGTGATTATGGTGACACATGATCCGATTGCCGCCAGTTATTGTGATCGGGTTCTGTTCATTAAGGATGGCGAATTTTTTAATGAAATTTATAAAGATGAAAGGCGTCAGACGTTTTTTCAACGTATTTTGAACGTCTTGTCGTTGCTCGGAGGAAATGTACATGACCTTTCGTCAGTTCGCTTACCGTAATGTCGTTCGCAATCGACGCATCTATGCCGCTTTTCTCATGGCAAGTGTCTTTTCCGTTATGGTATTTTTCTTGTATTCGATGTTGCTATTTCATCCATCCATTGAGGACAGATTCATCCAAGAAATTGCCATCACGGGAATGGGTGCGGCAGAAATTATTTTGTATATTTTTACGGTATTTTTCTTGTTTTATTCGATGCGGGCATTTTTGCAGGCGAGGTCCAAAGAGTTTGGTATTTTACTTCATTTGGGTATGGCCAAACGTCAGTTGAATCGCCTGATTTTTACTGAAACGATGTTTATCGGTATGACATCTATCGCTGCGGGGACGTTTCTCGGCTATATGTTTTCAAAGTTTTTCTTTATGATTGTCCGAGAAATTGTGTTATTACCAGCCTTACCGCTCTATTTTTCATGGCAACCATTTGCACTAACGATTGGTGCTTTTATGAGTTTATTTGTCATTATATCAATTGTTGCGCCGGTGTTTATTCGGACGGGAGAAGTGGCTGATCTTATACAAGGGGAAGCGGGAAGTCAAGGAGCGTATGGCTATTCGAAGAGCCGTGGTTATTTTGGGTTACTGTTTCTTGGAGCAGCATATTTAATGGCAGTGAGTGCAACGAACTCGGTCGTCATTGAATTACTGTTTTTTCTACCACCTTTGGCTATAATTGGAACATTTTACTTTTTCACGGATTCCTTACCATTACTATTGCATCAGATTCGCAAACGGAAACGATTATATTGGAATCATTTTTGGCTGCTATCAATATCAGAAGGCGTTGTCCGATTGCGTGAAAATGCACGTATGTTTTTTATCGTCACGATGGTGTCGACCATTGCGTTCATGTCAGTTGGTCTGTTAGCATCATTGACTTCATTCGCTTCTCAGTACCGTGAAATGCATCCGCTAGGTCTTATTTACAAAAGTCAGCAAGACAATGAGCGTGAACGCCAGCATATTGCGCAACTGGTCAATGAACTCAATGCCGACAAAATCGATTATTCGATGATCCGATTTCAAGTACTGGAACAGACGTCATCATACACGTCAAATCCGGTTGCTGTATTGAAGCTTTCTGCTATTAATATGCTGGCTCTTTCATTTGGCTATCCAAAGGTTGATTTAGAGGCGGGGGAGGCATTGTTTTTGCCGCCTTCGGTTTCGTCCTATGATCAGCTGAATAATCGAACAGTGAGAACATTTCTTGAAGAAAGCGAGGTGTTGGTTAAGATTGAAGGGGCGTACCCCTATCATTTGTTTTCATCGTATTCCATTGCTCAAAACGCTATCGTCTTGAATGATACGGATTATGATAAGGTATTTGACATCGTGTTTACAAATGAATTAAATTCATTTACGTATTACGCCTTCAATGTGCCGGATTGGCAGGAGACAAAGGATATCGGACTATCGATTGATGCGACTGATACAGAATCATTTCTCGCGGGGACGACACCTGAAAAACTGCCGTATTCCTTCGTCAATCCAGGCTTGAACTATTCAGTCATCCGAACGACTTTTTCGTTGCTTTTGTTCATCGGGTTACTATTAGCAGCCGTATTTTTCTTGGCAGCGGGCAGCTTTATTTATTTTAGACTGTATACCTCACTGGAGCGTGATCGAAAACAGTTTGATGTACTCCGACGCATGGGAATTACAGATCGGGAATTCAAAAAAATCGTCAATCGACAATTAATCCCCCAGTTTTTCTTCCCTTGGGGTGTGGCATTTGTCCATAGTTCGTTTGCAATTCTAGCACTACAAGTGATTTGGGATGCACTGGCCGAGATTTCGATAGTCAAAGAACTTGTACTTGTCTTACTTGTCTTTACGTTGATGCAAATTTGTTATTTTTATTTAATACGCTGGCGCTACCTCGCGCATATTAAAGCACCAGGGTAGGATCGCACTGTATCCTACCTAAGGGGTAGGATTGCACTATATCCTACCTTATTGTTTTACTAGTATTGTATTATCAGAACTTTTCTTATATAATGATTATGACAGAGTTATGAATGATTGTTCATTCAAAAAATGTGGGGGGATGACTAAATGAATTTAGTTTCACGTGTGCACGAAACGGCAACGACGCAACCCGGAAAAATTGCTTATCACTTTATGGGGAAAGATACATCGTACGCCGAGTTTGACCAGTCGGTATCGATGTTCGCTTCAGCATTACAAGGTTTGGGAATTGAAAAAGGAGATAATGTTGCATTTTTACTTGGCAACACACCACATTTCCTTATTTCGCTATATGCGACGATGCGGATTGGTGCGACGGCAGTTCCAGTCAATCCGATTTACACGCCAGACGAAATTTCGTACATCATACATAACAGTGACGCGAAGGCAGTGATCGCACTCGATCTTTTATTGCCACTTGTGGAACAGGCAGCGGGGGCATTTCCGACTGTTGGGCATTATGTGATTTGCGAAACAGTTCCTGAAACACCAGCAAAAATTGCCGCACTACCTGAAGCGGTGAAAATGAAAGTTCATCCATTCACACAGCTTATTGCCACAGGGAAGCCAAACATCGAGCCTGTTGCTATAGATGAAAATGAAACCGCTGTCATTTTGTATACGTCAGGCACAACAGGACGTCCAAAAGGCGCTATGCTGACACATGGTAACTTGTATTCTAACGCACGCGACGTCGCGGATTACTTGGGCTACTCGGAAAGTGATCGTATTGTAGCGACGTTACCGGTGTTCCATGTGTTTGCTTTAACAGTAGTCGTTAATGCGCCGCTCGTCAAAGGAGCAACAATTTTACTTGTTCCACGTTTCTCGCCAGGGGATATTTTCAGTATCGTCAAAGAAAAACAGGCAACGATATTCGCGGCCGTGCCGACGATGTACAACTTCCTCTATCAATTCCCAGATAGTAATCCAGCAGATTTCAAATCGGTTCGGATTGCCATCTCAGGTGGGTCATCATTGCCAGTCGCCTTGCTCCATAATTTCGAAGAGAAATTTGACGTGCGCATCTCGGAAGGCTACGGCCTATCCGAAGCATCACCGGTTACTTGCTTCAATCCACTCGATCGCGAGCGCATTCCAGGCTCGATTGGCACTTCGATTATCAATGTCGAAAATAAAATCGTCAATGAGCTTGGGGAAGATGTGCCAGATGGTGAAGTCGGCGAGCTAATCGTACGCGGACCGAACGTCATGAAGGGCTACTACAAAATGCCAGAAGAAACCGAAGTGACAATTCGAGATGGTTGGTTGTATACAGGTGATATGGCCAGGCGAGATGAAAACGGTTACTTCTATATTGTCGACCGCAAAAAGGATCTTGTCATCGTCGGCGGTTACAACGTTTACCCACGTGAAGTCGAAGAAGTATTATTCGCGCACCGTGACATCGTTGAAGCAGCAGTCATCGGCTTACCAGATGTCGATTTCGGCGAAGTGGTCCATGCTTTCGTCGTCTTGAAAGAAGGTGCGGCAACTGACGAAGCATCCATAACAGCCTACTGTGCGGACCGTCTAGCCAAATACAAAGTACCTAAACGCATTGAATTTTTGGATGAACTACCGAAAAATACAACCGGTAAAATTTTGAGGCGCTCATTGAAAGAGCAAGTGACACAGTGATGAATAAAACCCCTTACTTATAAGCTGTAAGGGGTTTTGTTTATGTCTAGGAAATTTACTAGCGTTGCATAAAGTATTTATTAGTTTGTCAACTTTAAAAGAAGTGTCATTCAAATTAAATTTATGTAATAAAAGTAATATTAATCCAACAGCGTTTTCTGCTTTAAATAAAAAAAGGGGATACCCTACCGAACCGGGTAACTAAATCCATTTTTTTACACATGTATAAAGTTAAATGATTGGGTCGTAAGTTAGGCCATCTAAATGGGCAGTATCACCTTGAACGTACTGCGACTCGGTCTCTTCAAAGATTTGTTGGTGATTCATTCGCCGTCGTCCTTTTGACGAGCGTTTCGGTTTCTTGAATAGTTTCTCAACCAACTCGGAGAGTTTTTTGGCCCAAAGGTCACTAATCCATTCGAATAAATGAAGCAGAGTACCTTTATAGCCTAATCTCGTCTTCAATAAGAGTGTTAAACAAAAAGTAATCATGGCAATATAAATTTGATTGAATACCGCATTCGCACTTTTTCCATAACACTTTTTCAAAACTAAGTGCTGTTTAATCCATTTGAAAAACAATTCAATTTGCCAACGATTGCGGTAAAGGTCGCTAATTTCTTGGGCACTTCTTTTCGCATCATTGCACACAATCGAGATCTTTTTTCCTTCACCATTCAATGCCTCTATCAAATAAAGGGGATGTTTCATCTTCCCAATTTTTACGATGGCCCTCCGTGTAATTGCCGAGGAAGAATCTACAGGTAGCTCTTCTATCAAGTGAATGATGGTGTTGGACTTGATACGCGTGACAAAACGAATTCCGTTCTCGCAATAGAAATCGAACTTGTCGAAATCGAAATAACCCCGGTCGAACACATGAAGAGCCTCTTTATCCTGTACGATTAACGCATCTAACTGTGTTAAATCAGAGGGTCTGGCAGGTGTAATAATCACATCGTTTGGGTAAGATATCCCATCTGAAAAAATGATAGATGTATGCATTTTTACACCGGCTTTTGTATCACGAAAATCCGCCCACCGATATTGACTAAGACACATTGAAATGGTGGAAGAGTCGATTAAATGGATTTTCCCAAGTGCCGCGTCTGCCTTTTTCGGACCAATTTGTTGATGGAGTTTTTGAATAAGATGATGCAAGACTACCTTGAATATTTCAGGTGGAATATTCCCCAACTTTCGTGAGAGTTGGGATTTACTAATGCTAACGATACCAATTATTCTTTGTACAGTTTTTTTACGCTTCACTTTTTCACTAATTCGTCTAAGACTCGGTAACCCCTGTAATTGGGCATAGATGAAAAGCTTTGTAAACGTCAGGGTATCAAGCTTCTTCACATACTTATCAATATTGGCATGATCAATCATTTTTTGTACAACATGTGTATCGAGTGGATAAATGTATTCATTGAATACAGTTTTTATGGTATACTTGTCCATGGTTTCTCCTTATGGTTTGGGATTTGGACAGAATTACCCTCATCCCTTATTATAAGGGGTTTTTTATTCGTTTTATATAAAAATATCCCATATTTACCATAAAACGAACGTAATATTCACTTGACAAATGGATTTTATTTTTATGCAACGCTAGTATAGGAAATTATAAAATCTCGTACTGTGGATAAGTTATGACGTAGAGATTTCACGTCTAGGCTCCAGCGCCTAGGGGCTCGGGTCATAAGCTGTATTTACTGGGGAGGGATTGAACTTCATCCCCCCTTTATGAGGCAAAAACCGCCTCTTCGCCAATCCATCTTATACCTGTCGCCCCTGAACAGGCGCTTGCGCTTTTGTTTTATCATACTTTAAAAGTACTAACCGCTTCTTGTAAATCTTGAGCCATTGAACTCAGGGCTTCTGTTGAAGCCGATATTTCCTGCATGGAGGCATTTTGTTCTTCTACTGAAGCAGCTACATTCTGTGTGTTACCAGCAGATTGTTCAGCAATAGAAGCTACCCCTTCCATTGTATCTACCATATTTTGTGAGCTTGAATTCACTTGCTCAATAATGGCGGAAACTTCCTGTGATTCAGCGGTTACTTGCTCAATAGCGACCAATATATCTTTAAAGACCTCACCTGTTTGATGAACCATATCAATCCCTTTTTCGACAACGGATGACCCAAGACTCATAGATTGAACGGCATTATCTGCTTCCGTTTGAATTTCTAGAATAAGATTACGGATTTGTCCAGCAGCCTCTCCAGATCCCTCGGCTAACTTTTTCACTTCATCAGCAACGACTGAAAATCCACGACCATGTTCGCCAGCCCGCGCAGCTTCAATTGCAGCATTTAAAGCTAAGAGATTCGTCTGATCAGCAATCTGCGTAATCAATTCAACGATTTGACCAATTTCCCCTGATTTTTCACCTAGGGCGTTAATAACCTCTCTCGTTTCACTTACGGATTGGTGTACAAGATTTATTTGTTCAACGGTTTGGGTAACGACAGTATTTCCAGCACTTGCTTTTTCGCTTGTAGTCGTCGTTAAATCAGCAACAGATTGTATAGAAGTTGCAGCCTGATTCATCCCACTTGAGATTTCGGCAACTACTTGAGAAGCCCCTCTTGCATGGGAAACCTGTGTTTCTGAACCTACAGCTACCTCTTGAATGGCAATTGAGATTTGTTCAGTTGCTAGACTGGTCTGTTCAGCACCAGCAGAAAGCTGTTCTGAAGTTGCCGCAACTTGCTCGGCATCTATGCTAACTTGGTGAATTAATCGTTGAAGATTCGTTTTCATTTGGTTAAAGGATGTTGCAAGATTCCCTATTTCATCACGATTTTTCACCTTTATGTCTGCTTGAGTTAAATCGCCCGACGCGATTTCCTCAGCAGCACTTTCGATTAATAAAATCGGTTTTGTAATCATTCGAGTAATGATGACACCTATTAAAATGGCCAAAATAAAAGCAATCACACTTAAAGTAAGAATTGTCAAAGTAACAGAGGTAACCAATTCCGAACTGGCGATACTTGCTTCATCCATAAGCTCGGCTTGTTCCATAGCTATTTGATTCGAGAGCACGCGTATCTCTTTTACTAAAGGTATAACGACATAAAAAGCATGGCTATTGGCTTGTTCTGGATCAGACTTCATTAAACTTATAATTTTGTCTGACTCCTTCTTAAATTCCTCGTTCATCGTGCCAAGCTGAGTAAGTGTATCTTGGTGTCCTTGGTTATCAGCAAGCTTGTAGGCAGCCTCAATGTATTCATCAAGTAGGGTAATCACTTGCGCTAATTCTTCTTCTGTACCCTCTTCTTCTAATAGTATACCTCGCAAGGTACTAATTTCCCGAGAGGCATTGATTTCCATATTCAATGCATGCGTTTCAATAATTGATCGCCGATCAACCAAATCAGTATAAGCGCTGTCTATTTTCTTGATGTTGAAATAAGATATAGAGCTAATGGCGCCAAGAATAATGGCTACAATTAAGAACCCGCCTAGTAATTTATTACCAACTGTGAATTTCATTCATATGACCCCATTTCTAATTTTAATCTTTAAAATACTGTCTTTAAATATCTTGAAGTCAACCTATTTAAAGTGCATAGTTTTTCGAATAAATAATTATGTCGGTAGCATCAACACCTTCCGTTGATAGATAGAAAATAATACGTATCTCGTGATTGATGGCTTGGTAGAGCGCCTACAAGTGTAATATGTCCTAGTTTGAACTGGCTGATTATTTAGTTCAATAATAAAGAAGATTCGGGAAACAGTCAACAAATTGGTTCTAAAAAAGGAGTATTTCGACAAAAAAAGACATCATTAACAGATGTTAAAGGCTGTTATTCGACATAATATGCCTAGTTTACTCATTACAGGGTTACCAGATATTACATGAAAAAGTAGGTCGATTTTACTGCTAATCATAGAATGGGTACCTATACATAATCTATACAGTTCGAAATCATGTTCACCAGGGATTCCATACAAAATCACACGGTCTATAAAAAAAGACTGCCAAGTAAGTCGCTACATCTCGACATACCTGACAATCCTCATTCATCTTACTAGTTACCAGCGATTTCGCCGGTAGACACCGCCACAACCGCGCTGATTACAGCCATTCGAGTTCGAAGGCCTTCGGTTATTACAAGTCCGTCGGTTCCGATCTGTCCGTCTTTGGTTCCGTGAAGTACATCGATTCGATTTCGATTGCCCTAAAACGCGACAAGTGCATCGATTTGAGTTCGAATGTCCTTTAACGCAGCAAGTACAACGTCTTGTATTCGAAGGTCTTTGGTTGCGAGAAGTCCGCCTCCTGCTTGTACGACGTCGATTTTCACCACATCCACAACGATTGGAACGTCCTCGGTTACTCGTAGGCTCTTGAAAAAAGAAATCGTTTAGCCCAGAGTGCCTAGCACTATCGACTGCTCGCTGTATATTGTCCATAGAGAAATTAGACATATCCTAACCTCCTTTCTTTTTTAGGAAGCGCAAATAACTCCCCTTCTATAAGGTACGTGGCTGTCCAAAATGAGACAGAGACAATCGCTTACTTGTTGTCAATAAATTATGGGGTAGCATTCTGCACAGGTCATTCATACGAATACAGTAAACGGCAAAAGGAAGAGTGTGTATGCTAATTCCCGAATATCAGCTCTTTATTCACCCATCAAATAAAAGCGAACTACGAAGAGATATTTGGCAGGACGATCCAGTGGCTGCGAAGCTGACAATTCACAAGAAGAAATATGCCATTGATCTAGCCTATCGTGGTTCGCATATTCGTGATTTACGTAAGAAATCGTATCATGTCAGTTTTTACAAACCGGGTATGTATCGGCAGGCAAAGGAAGTTCATTGGAATGCAGAATTTCAAGACCCATCATTCATAAGAAACAAATTATCCTTTGATTTTTTCGATGAAATTGGCTGTTTATCCCCCAAATCACGCTTCGTTTTTTTGAAGATGAACGGGGGGAATGAGGGACTTTACTTGGAGCTAGAGTCAGTGGATGAATGTTTCCTAGTGAATCGCCATTTGCCAAAAGGAGCGATTTTTTATGCGGTAGATGGCGATGCTAATTTTTCGTTAATGAGTGATCTTGATAAAAAAGTAAAGGAATCGCTCAGCCTTGGCTATGAAAAAAAGTGTGGAACAGCGCAGGATGAGGTTTATTTACAAGAGCTGATTTTTATGATTAATACACTGACCAAAGATGAATTTGAAACCGAAATCATCAAGTACGTCAACATTGACCAGTATCTCCGTTGGCTTGCCGGGGTCGTTTTCACTCAAAACTTTGATGGTTTTGTCCATAACTATGCACTGTACCGCAATGGAGAAACAAGTTTGTTTGAGGTGGTTCCGTGGGATTATGATGCGACATGGGGAAGAGATGTTGATGGGGAAATCATGGAAGAAGACTATTTAAGAGTCCAAGGGTTTAACACACTTACAGCCCGAATATTAGATGTGAAAACGTTTCGTACTCACTATAAAAACCTGCTAGAAGATATTTTGACGAACAAATTTACTGTAGATTATTTGAAGCCCAAAATAGCAGCATTACATGCTCACATCAGGCCTTATATTGAAAAAGATCCATATGAAAAGGACAATCTGGAAGTGTTCGATCAAGAACCAGCGTATATCTGTGCGTATATTGAAGCGCGGGGGAATTATATCAGAAGCCAATTGGCAGCATTAGAGTAGTTAAAAACCCTTTCCGTGGCGGAGAGGGTTTTGGGTTTGATTAGCCAAAATAAAACTTCGCAATCTCATTCATAAATTCTTCCTCAAGATTGCCTTTCTTTTTCACAAGGATATACGTCGAGACGGTTGGTAAGTCGAACAGGTCGAAATGCGGTTGCATCAGTCTACCTTCCATTAATTCGCGTCGCACAATGGAATGGGGCAGAAAAGAGACGCCGAGCCCTTCCTGGATGAAGCGTTTTGCAATATGTGCTTGCGTTACTTTCATCGTTCGAATACCTGGAATCTGTTTGTTAAGTGTAACGAGCAAGTCGTCCCAAAAGACGGGATGATGATGGGTCAATAAATAATTCTTCCGAAGTACGTCAGGGATATGAATGGGGGGACCGGTTTCTTCATCGTATTGATCAGTAGGCATGATGAATAGAATGGGGTCCTCATACATATGAGTTGAATCAATATTTTTAAATTTGCTATCCAGCGCAGAGATGCCTAGATGGACATCTCCGTTGTCAACAAGCTGTTCGATAACTTCAGATTCTTCGATGCGAATAGAGATTTCGATGTCCCTGTGACGCTCGATGAATGTCCGCAAAAAGTAAGGCAAAATCGTCTCAGCCATTAACGGTGAAATAGCGATGGTCCAATTTCGGCGATAGCCTTGCGAAAATGCATGCATACGATTGACACTCGCATCGACATCGTTCGTGAGTCGAATTGCTTCAGGGTAAAAAACTTTACCTGCATCCGTCAAAGTGACACGGTTGTTCACACGGTCAAACAGCTTCGTACCCAGTTGTTCCTCGAGTAGTCGGATATGGACGGTAACACTTGGTTGGGACAACATCAATTTCTCAGAAGCTTTGCGGAAGTTTAATGTTTCAGCGGCAATCGCAAACGTTTTCAGCCATTGATAATCCATGAGGTCACTCCTTTGCAATTAATAAAATTAATCATTTCAATGAAAAACATTCAATTTCCATAATCATACCTCCGCTTTATACTAATGAAAAGAGGGAGGAATGGTTATGTTTCAAAAAGGGTTGAAAGATGTTGTCGCTGTTCATACGAAAATTGCATCTGTCGATGGAGAGAAAGGGGAATTGCGCTATCGCGGCGTTTTAGTAGGTAATCTCATATCGTCTCATTCATTTGAAGAAATAGCTTACTTCATGTGGCATGGGCGTCTCCCAGGGGGGAATGAACAAAGAATAATGAAAGAAAAAATGATAGCAGGAAGGTTACTACCTCAACATATAACTGCAATCATTGATGCATTTCCTAATGATAT
This genomic window contains:
- a CDS encoding fatty acid--CoA ligase family protein; translation: MNLVSRVHETATTQPGKIAYHFMGKDTSYAEFDQSVSMFASALQGLGIEKGDNVAFLLGNTPHFLISLYATMRIGATAVPVNPIYTPDEISYIIHNSDAKAVIALDLLLPLVEQAAGAFPTVGHYVICETVPETPAKIAALPEAVKMKVHPFTQLIATGKPNIEPVAIDENETAVILYTSGTTGRPKGAMLTHGNLYSNARDVADYLGYSESDRIVATLPVFHVFALTVVVNAPLVKGATILLVPRFSPGDIFSIVKEKQATIFAAVPTMYNFLYQFPDSNPADFKSVRIAISGGSSLPVALLHNFEEKFDVRISEGYGLSEASPVTCFNPLDRERIPGSIGTSIINVENKIVNELGEDVPDGEVGELIVRGPNVMKGYYKMPEETEVTIRDGWLYTGDMARRDENGYFYIVDRKKDLVIVGGYNVYPREVEEVLFAHRDIVEAAVIGLPDVDFGEVVHAFVVLKEGAATDEASITAYCADRLAKYKVPKRIEFLDELPKNTTGKILRRSLKEQVTQ
- a CDS encoding IS4 family transposase, whose product is MDKYTIKTVFNEYIYPLDTHVVQKMIDHANIDKYVKKLDTLTFTKLFIYAQLQGLPSLRRISEKVKRKKTVQRIIGIVSISKSQLSRKLGNIPPEIFKVVLHHLIQKLHQQIGPKKADAALGKIHLIDSSTISMCLSQYRWADFRDTKAGVKMHTSIIFSDGISYPNDVIITPARPSDLTQLDALIVQDKEALHVFDRGYFDFDKFDFYCENGIRFVTRIKSNTIIHLIEELPVDSSSAITRRAIVKIGKMKHPLYLIEALNGEGKKISIVCNDAKRSAQEISDLYRNRWQIELFFKWIKQHLVLKKCYGKSANAVFNQIYIAMITFCLTLLLKTRLGYKGTLLHLFEWISDLWAKKLSELVEKLFKKPKRSSKGRRRMNHQQIFEETESQYVQGDTAHLDGLTYDPII
- a CDS encoding methyl-accepting chemotaxis protein, encoding MKFTVGNKLLGGFLIVAIILGAISSISYFNIKKIDSAYTDLVDRRSIIETHALNMEINASREISTLRGILLEEEGTEEELAQVITLLDEYIEAAYKLADNQGHQDTLTQLGTMNEEFKKESDKIISLMKSDPEQANSHAFYVVIPLVKEIRVLSNQIAMEQAELMDEASIASSELVTSVTLTILTLSVIAFILAILIGVIITRMITKPILLIESAAEEIASGDLTQADIKVKNRDEIGNLATSFNQMKTNLQRLIHQVSIDAEQVAATSEQLSAGAEQTSLATEQISIAIQEVAVGSETQVSHARGASQVVAEISSGMNQAATSIQSVADLTTTTSEKASAGNTVVTQTVEQINLVHQSVSETREVINALGEKSGEIGQIVELITQIADQTNLLALNAAIEAARAGEHGRGFSVVADEVKKLAEGSGEAAGQIRNLILEIQTEADNAVQSMSLGSSVVEKGIDMVHQTGEVFKDILVAIEQVTAESQEVSAIIEQVNSSSQNMVDTMEGVASIAEQSAGNTQNVAASVEEQNASMQEISASTEALSSMAQDLQEAVSTFKV
- a CDS encoding CotH kinase family protein, encoding MLIPEYQLFIHPSNKSELRRDIWQDDPVAAKLTIHKKKYAIDLAYRGSHIRDLRKKSYHVSFYKPGMYRQAKEVHWNAEFQDPSFIRNKLSFDFFDEIGCLSPKSRFVFLKMNGGNEGLYLELESVDECFLVNRHLPKGAIFYAVDGDANFSLMSDLDKKVKESLSLGYEKKCGTAQDEVYLQELIFMINTLTKDEFETEIIKYVNIDQYLRWLAGVVFTQNFDGFVHNYALYRNGETSLFEVVPWDYDATWGRDVDGEIMEEDYLRVQGFNTLTARILDVKTFRTHYKNLLEDILTNKFTVDYLKPKIAALHAHIRPYIEKDPYEKDNLEVFDQEPAYICAYIEARGNYIRSQLAALE